In Thermodesulfovibrio thiophilus DSM 17215, the genomic window TGTTCGCAATAAGGATGGAAAGATGACACCGTTTTCATCTCTAGCCAGTGGGAAATGGATTTATGGATCACCGAGGCTTGAACGATATAATGCTTTTCCATCCATAAATATATGGGGTGAACCAGCTGAGGGAAGAAGTTCAGGTGAGGCAATGAAGGCAATGGAAGAGATTGTATCAAAGCTACCACAGGGGATAGGGTTTGACTGGACAGGGCTTTCCTATCAGGAAAGACTTGCAACAGGGCAGGCACCGTTACTTTATGGTTTTTCATTGTTTATGATATTTCTAGCACTTGCAGCTTTATATGAAAGCTGGACAATTCCTATTACGAATCTGATTTTGTTACCATTTGGCATATTTGGTACTGCAGTGGCAACGTGGTTACTTGGTTTTAAGAATGATGTTTACTTTCAGATAGGATTTCTTGTAACAATGGGACTGTCATCCAAGAATGCAATACTTATCATACAGTTTGCCCGTGACAAGATGCATCAGGGAGAAGATTTATACAAGGCTTCTGTTGAAGCAGCAAGTATAAGATACAGACCAGTTGTTATGACATCACTTGCTTTGATATTTGGAGTATTGCCACTTGCAATATCAAGGAGTGCAGGAGCAGGAGCAATGAATGCTATTGGAGTAGCGATTGAAGGTGGAGTTATTGCAGGAACATTTATTACAATATTCTTCGTACCGTTATTTTTTGTTAAAGTTTTAAAATTCTTTAAAGTGAAGAAGTGATATGAAAAAACTAATGATTAGTTAGCGAATGAATTTTAATGTCTTATAATTTTTCTTTATATTTTTCACGTTTTTAAATAAACACTACTTCTTTCAAGAAACGATCAATATGGAATAAGATATCAAGTTTTTGACAGAAGAATAATTAAGATCATTTGTCAATCTGAATTTTTGACCATACAACATCAGTATCAATTAATTTATGTTTATAATATATAATATAATATAATAAGAAAAGAACAGTTACGTAGAAAAAATTTTAAGGTTTTTTAATCAGTGAGGAGGTATAAGATGAAAAAATTAATAATTTTTCTGTGTTTAATTCTTTTTGCATCCTCTGTAATGGCATTTGATCGCGGTTACAACCCCAAACCCAAACCTATTGGCCCTTATAGGGACCACAGGAGTACTAACTACAGACATTATAAGGAAATGTTTAAAGATTCAAATAGAGATGGCGTTATGCGTAATTTTGATTATCACAATCGAAATTTATATATTCAGGGTCCTTATCAAAAAAATTATTATGGAGATGGCTTTTATAAACACAAAAAAATTTATAGATATTATGGACGGTAACATATTATAAATTTGCAATAACTGATTCTCTAATATAAAAACAGCACTTTTTATAAGAGCTTAATTCTGAATAAAACCGGTTATACAAATTAAGAACTTATTTAGAAAAGAGCTAGTTTTGACCTGGTAATCCATTAGTGTCAATCTGTTTTTGAACGTGTGGATTAAGTGTAACAAAAATCTCAACAGTATTATCCTTTTTCTTGTACACTGTTTGAACAGGTTCTAACACTCCATACACCCATGGAAAATATATCGATTTCAATTCATAGCCAATAATATTGTCTTCATCCTTGATTATTGAACATTTCATTGCACTTACAGAAAGAGAGTTCTTTAAAATTTCGTTTGCTGTCTGTAATGCTGATTTCTCATTTACATTTTTGATAATCATATATTTAAATTCAGGTGCGTATGGAATAATATCAATGTTATCATCAACTCTATCAAGAACTATAAATGTTTCAAGATCATGATCGTATGTATTTGAATAAATAATAAAATTGTAAATACCCTTTATATCCTGCTCATTGCATTTTTCTAGGGTGATGGCATATAAATTTAAAGGTAAAATTAATGCTATTAAAAAACATTTTATTACTCCAATGAGTCTCATAAGTTTATAATACTAAGATCTATGGCTTTAGTGCAAGCAAAGTTGTGCTCTATTTTAAGAGTTTTTTATCATAAAAACCTGTTTACGTACTCATATCCACATTGAGGACATCTAACTCTGCTTGTTGTAAGCCTCCATGTAGAATATAATATTCCAGGTAAAATAAAGCATATCCAGAGTAATAACTCAGCATCTGATGAACCCTTCATAGTTTTTTTTTGCAATACCTTTAAAATTGCAGTTTGGACAACGGATTGTATAACTTTCTTTTGAAATTAACCTGATAATAATAAATCCTCCAATCAGAATAAATAGAAAGGTTAACAGACTTCGATAAGCAACTGCTATTAAAACGATAACTAGAAGAACAAGAATTAATATTATACGCATATTATTCATTTCATTTATATTAAAAATTTTTCTTGCTTTTTTGGGTTTCTTTGATTTTTATCACTTCAAATATTTTGCTATATCTTATTATTAAGATGCCAATTTCATATCTTAACTCATTGTAAATAATGAACACAAATAAAAAGATATATTCCATATTATGGAGAGTTTCCAGTTATAAAGGCTGTAAAACAAAGAAGCAAAAAATAATGTTATAATTAAATATTGCATAATAACTGGGGAATCCTAAGTATGTGATGGCAAAATATGTTCAGATTTTTTTAACAGTTTTTATTGTCTTTTTACTTAAAGAAAATGTCTTTGCTGTTGATGAACTTCAGGAGTGCTTTAATTATCTTAATACACAGAACTATGAACAAGCTATTTCTGAAGGACAGAAAGCGGTAAAGCTTTATCCTGTAAACCATCTTGTGTATGTGTGTCTTGGAAGAGCTTATCTTTCTAGAGAAGAATTTAATCTAGCGATTGATAATTTAAAACAAGCAGAAAAATACGCTATATCATATTCTGATTTGATGTATATCTATAACTGGCTTGGGATTGCATATGACAATAAAGGTGCTGTTGAGCAAGCTCTTTCTTATTACAATAAATCGCTTTCCTTGGCCAGAAATCTTAAAGAAAGGGATATGGAAGCAGCAACAATTAATAATATTGCAGAGATTTTTCACAATAAAGGTGATTTTGAAAAAGCCCTGTCTTTCTATAAAGAATATTTAATTGTTATATCCAGTGAACGATATAAAGCTTTTGCTTATAATAACATTGCCTTGATTTATGCGGCTAAAGGTGATTTTAAAACCGCAATTGAATATCTTCAAAAATCTCTGGATATTTATGAAAAAAATAATGATTATCACGCTTATGCACATGTTGAGCTTAATATGGGTAATACTTACAGGAAATTGAAAGACTTTGATATTGCTCAAAAATATTTATTTGATGGACTGGAAAAAATTCAACAACTTGGAGATAAGGAATGGGAAGGTACCGCATATAAGTATATTGGATGGTTACACTTGGATCAAGGGAATAAAGAACTTTCTAAGGAATATTTCAACAAAGCTCTGGAAATTTTTAAATCAATAGGTGTACAAAAAGACATAGCAGATGTATCGATGGCTCTTTCTATAATTAATGCTAAATAATATTGAAATTAGTCATAAGATTAAATAAATTTAGACCAATGAGTCTTGACAGAGTGACAATACTCTATTTTTAAAGATTAGTTGTTCCAGGAGGATTGACTTCTTCTTCAGAAGAGGAGATTAGTCCAAGATGTTTCATTTTTGTACGAAGTTGTTTACGAGAAATTCCAAGAATTTCAGCAGCTTTTGTTTGGTTCCAGCCTGTTGAATTTAATGCTTTAAGAATAATTGATTTTTCAAGTTCAATGAGATTGAAACTATTTTCTGCAGGTATTGCCCATCCAGTTTTTTCCTGTATTCTTTTCGGTAAATACTTCATGGATATAATGCCAGATGCAGAAAGTACTATAGCTCTTTCAATAACATTAGCAAGCTCTCGAATATTACCTGGCCAATCATAAGATATCAAAGCATCCATAACTTCAGGCTCAAGCTGAGGAATTGGTTTATTGTTTTCTTTTGCAAACTTTTTAAGAAAATGATTAACCAGAAGTGGTATATCATCCTTTCTTTCTTTTAAGGATGGTAGATTTATTCTTACCACATTTAGTCTCCAGTATAGGTCTTCTCTGAATATATTTTCTTTCACATCTTTTTCGAGATTTCTGTTTGTGGCTGATATAATTCTTACATCAACTTTTATTCTTGAAGTTCCTCCTATCCGCTGAAATTCCTTTTCCTGAAGGAAGCGTAAAAATTTTTTTTGTAAAGAAATTGGTAACTCTCCAACTTCATCAAGAAAAACAGTTCCTCCATCCGCAAATTCCATCAAACCAATTTTTTTATCTGTGGCACCTGTAAATGCACCTTTTTCATGACCAAAAAGCTCACTTT contains:
- a CDS encoding efflux RND transporter permease subunit, coding for VRNKDGKMTPFSSLASGKWIYGSPRLERYNAFPSINIWGEPAEGRSSGEAMKAMEEIVSKLPQGIGFDWTGLSYQERLATGQAPLLYGFSLFMIFLALAALYESWTIPITNLILLPFGIFGTAVATWLLGFKNDVYFQIGFLVTMGLSSKNAILIIQFARDKMHQGEDLYKASVEAASIRYRPVVMTSLALIFGVLPLAISRSAGAGAMNAIGVAIEGGVIAGTFITIFFVPLFFVKVLKFFKVKK
- a CDS encoding tetratricopeptide repeat protein, giving the protein MAKYVQIFLTVFIVFLLKENVFAVDELQECFNYLNTQNYEQAISEGQKAVKLYPVNHLVYVCLGRAYLSREEFNLAIDNLKQAEKYAISYSDLMYIYNWLGIAYDNKGAVEQALSYYNKSLSLARNLKERDMEAATINNIAEIFHNKGDFEKALSFYKEYLIVISSERYKAFAYNNIALIYAAKGDFKTAIEYLQKSLDIYEKNNDYHAYAHVELNMGNTYRKLKDFDIAQKYLFDGLEKIQQLGDKEWEGTAYKYIGWLHLDQGNKELSKEYFNKALEIFKSIGVQKDIADVSMALSIINAK
- a CDS encoding sigma-54-dependent transcriptional regulator gives rise to the protein MNKIAKILYVDDEVSALKVLSAIIKKAGFDVITASTAEEAISLLKKTEVNSIILDYRLPGMDGIDMLKWLKQEGIKVPTVMLTAYGTIEKAVEAMKLGAYHYLIKPVDPELLINVINEAINKYSLYSQDVLSTQLQHNFPEIIGKSKAMEEIFYIMEMVSETNANVLITGETGTGKELVARAIHRKSTRSSKPFIIVDCTTIPENLIESELFGHEKGAFTGATDKKIGLMEFADGGTVFLDEVGELPISLQKKFLRFLQEKEFQRIGGTSRIKVDVRIISATNRNLEKDVKENIFREDLYWRLNVVRINLPSLKERKDDIPLLVNHFLKKFAKENNKPIPQLEPEVMDALISYDWPGNIRELANVIERAIVLSASGIISMKYLPKRIQEKTGWAIPAENSFNLIELEKSIILKALNSTGWNQTKAAEILGISRKQLRTKMKHLGLISSSEEEVNPPGTTNL